The bacterium DNA window TGAGACCCAAAGATCTTTCCCGCGGGCTTCGGTTACTTTCTCTGCCATTGTCCGCAAAAATGATCTTGAGGAGAATGCTGTTATTCAATCCCTTTCGGTTGCTGGAGCATCCATCATTATGGGCGACCGTCCCAGACCTGGCGATCAATTTGAAGTATTATTTGCATCTTCAGAATTGCGCCTCGATTCGCCAATTCTGGTGGAAGTTGTGTGGATTGGGAGGGTATCAGAAAAGGGCGATACTGGAGTTGGAGTGAAGTTCATCGAGATGGGTTGCTTGGAGAAAGAGCTTTTGACAAGGTATGTCCTGAAGAAGTTGCATCAAATAGAGACGTGTGCATGATGGATTTAGGAAGCGGGTCTGGGGGTCGGAGGTTGATTTGTGGTGTACCTGACTCGGTTGATCAGAAACGTCACAATACACCCTTCGACGCATTTCACTTGCTCCCCTCGACCGGGCTCGCGGCAGGCAGGGCAGGCGGCCTGTCCCCAAAGGTTTAAGGAATGGCATTGACTGTGAAACAGGCTCCATTTTCAAGTTTGAACGTCCACTGGTTATAGCCTGTCGGCACAAGATCGCTGCTTATATTTGCTGGTAGAGTCACCCTGGCGCTTTCCACTATATTCCCATCCATCCATTCCAGGAGCAGTAGTTCGTTGTGCCGTTGGGAGGGCGCGAGGATGAGGTCCTTAATCTCACCCTTTACGACTTTGCCCATCCCCAGAGCTGTGCTGCCGATGGAATGGGTACTGACTCCACCCATTTGGGCATAGCTGGTCAGCCTGGGTGGTGTGTATGAGTAGAACTTCAGGATTCCCCCTATATGGGGAGTGGATACGAGAGCAACATCCATCACCGAGTCGCCGTTAAAATCCCCAACGCCTATTGGATTGAGCCAGCGATTGGCATGCCCTATGAACGGCGTTGCAGCAATTTTTATCACCTTACCGTTATGAAGCCCGTATACAGCGAGGGACGCGCCGAGGTCGAGATCAGTCTCAACGACAACAACCTCATCCGCCTCCTTCCCGTCGAGGTCGACGAGGCGCGGCTGAAGGTCTTCAAAAACTCGGGTTTCCGGGAGGTCGTATCTCAGCTCCTTGCCATCATCGAGAACAAGGGTCAGGCTTGCCGCCTCTATCTTATCCCCGAGAACCCCGTGAGCGTAGCGCCTGGTGGGTGAACTGAGGTATGCCATGGCAATGGCCCCACTTCCCCGGGCTACCTTTGAGTGCGGGATCTGCCCGGTAAGGAGGGGTGTGGTCGGTAAAGCTTCAGGCACGGGTGCGCTTGACAGTTCAAGCCCTGATCCGTGAGAGGTGAGCGTGATAAAGATGAAGGGTATGGCAAAGACAACGCTTCTCATGGTTAGAATTATGCCACAAAAGTGTGAAAGGCGAGCTTGCCAAGGCGAAGCTCTCAGAGCGAAGACTGGAACTCACCCCACGGTTTGCCCATTGCCAGATTGCCGCCCCTGCAAATCCGGGTCACTGCGTCTGCGCCTCAACATATTTTCTCAAGACAGCATTTATT harbors:
- a CDS encoding VCBS repeat-containing protein, yielding MRSVVFAIPFIFITLTSHGSGLELSSAPVPEALPTTPLLTGQIPHSKVARGSGAIAMAYLSSPTRRYAHGVLGDKIEAASLTLVLDDGKELRYDLPETRVFEDLQPRLVDLDGKEADEVVVVETDLDLGASLAVYGLHNGKVIKIAATPFIGHANRWLNPIGVGDFNGDSVMDVALVSTPHIGGILKFYSYTPPRLTSYAQMGGVSTHSIGSTALGMGKVVKGEIKDLILAPSQRHNELLLLEWMDGNIVESARVTLPANISSDLVPTGYNQWTFKLENGACFTVNAIP